In Castanea sativa cultivar Marrone di Chiusa Pesio chromosome 6, ASM4071231v1, a single window of DNA contains:
- the LOC142641006 gene encoding CLAVATA3/ESR (CLE)-related protein 5-like codes for MANSIILRVTILIVIFSSLFMSSQARILHWHKVLQKNKDSQKLLHLGFDLSKLDHFQRRLVVETYHDQVVPGGPDPQHHL; via the coding sequence ATGGCTAATAGCATCATTCTTCGGGTGACTATACTTATAGTCATATTCTCCTCACTCTTCATGAGTTCACAGGCACGTATTCTTCACTGGCACAAGGTTTTGCAGAAAAACAAAGACAGCCAAAAACTTCTCCATTTAGGTTTTGATCTCTCCAAACTTGATCATTTTCAAAGGAGGTTAGTCGTGGAGACATATCATGACCAAGTTGTACCGGGAGGACCAGACCCTCAGCATCACTTGTAA
- the LOC142639926 gene encoding uncharacterized protein LOC142639926 — MGDFNEILGLEEKQGWLVRPERQMQGFRDALDFCGFKDLGFNDFPFTWCNRRPGDDNVGIRLDCGVATVDWFLRFPTSHIHHLECFHSDNRLILLISDAEQKRFYRKGRPLRFEAMWVKDKTCEEVIKDSWASLDDTNPARNLLRKITSCQVNLQTWNRVTFGHVRTTLAKKLKKLSFAE; from the coding sequence ATgggggattttaatgagattctCGGACTTGAAGAGAAGCAAGGGTGGTTGGTTAGACCTGAAAGGCAAATGCAAGGTTTTCGGGATGCCTTGGATTTTTGTGGGTTTAAAGACCTTGGATTTAATGATTTCCCATTCACTTGGTGTAATAGAAGACCGGGGGATGACAATGTTGGGATTCGACTTGACTGTGGGGTAGCAACAGTGGATTGGTTTTTAAGGTTCCCAACTTCACATATCCACCATTTGGAGTGTTTTCATTCAGATAATAGACTGATCCTTCTAATCTCCGATGCCGAACAAAAAAGATTTTACAGGAAAGGGAGGCCGCTTCGATTTGAGGCAATGTGGGTAAAAGACAAGACTTGTGAGGAAGTGATTAAAGATTCATGGGCTAGTTTGGATGACACTAATCCGGCAAGAAATCTGTTAAGGAAGATTACTAGCTGCCAAGTCAACCTTCAGACTTGGAACCGGGTCACTTTTGGGCATGTAAGGACTACTTTGGCCAAGAAATTGAAGAAGTTGAGTTTTGCTGAATAG